The following proteins come from a genomic window of Malus domestica chromosome 02, GDT2T_hap1:
- the LOC103406806 gene encoding cytidine deaminase 1-like: MDQPRFVIEASEAESMAKQSNLTVLQLLPSLVKPAQDLARPPISKFHVGAVGYGSSGRIFIGVNLEFPGLPLHYSVHAEQFLVTNLSIQSESKLQYIAVSAAPCGHCRQFIQEIRGAQDIQILITSVESGDDNSGINSFDPLLHLLPHRFGPEDLLGQDVPLLLEQLENGLSFLSETENLTDDFKLNAELKAAALEAANKSHAPYSGCPSGVAILDSDGKMYKGSYMESAAYNPSMGPAQAAVVAYIVGGGGGYEKIVGAVLVEKDGAVVKQEHTARLLFQAISPKVDFRVFHCGSGSNGV; this comes from the coding sequence ATGGACCAACCCAGATTCGTAATCGAAGCCTCCGAGGCCGAATCAATGGCCAAGCAGTCCAACCTCACCGTCCTTCAGCTCCTCCCCTCCCTCGTCAAGCCCGCCCAGGACCTCGCCCGCCCGCCCATCTCCAAATTCCATGTAGGCGCCGTAGGGTACGGGTCATCTGGTCGGATCTTCATCGGCGTCAACCTCGAGTTCCCGGGTCTCCCCCTCCACTACTCGGTCCACGCCGAGCAGTTCCTTGTCACCAACCTCTCAATCCAATCGGAATCCAAGCTCCAATACATCGCCGTCTCCGCTGCCCCCTGCGGCCATTGCCGCCAGTTCATCCAAGAAATCCGCGGAGCCCAGGATATCCAGATCCTAATTACCTCGGTGGAATCCGGCGACGACAATTCCGGGATAAACAGTTTCGACCCGCTCCTACACTTACTCCCCCACCGGTTCGGACCCGAAGACCTCCTGGGACAGGACGTCCCCTTGCTCTTAGAGCAGCTCGAAAACGGTCTGTCGTTTTTGAGCGAAACCGAGAATTTAACCGACGATTTTAAACTGAATGCGGAGTTAAAAGCCGCGGCTTTAGAGGCCGCGAATAAGTCACACGCGCCGTACAGCGGGTGCCCGTCGGGTGTGGCGATTTTGGACTCCGATGGGAAAATGTACAAAGGGTCGTACATGGAGTCCGCCGCCTATAATCCGAGCATGGGCCCCGCTCAGGCCGCGGTGGTGGCATACATCGTCGGCGGTGGTGGCGGGTATGAGAAGATTGTGGGTGCGGTTTTGGTGGAGAAGGATGGCGCAGTGGTTAAGCAAGAGCACACGGCGAGGTTGCTCTTTCAGGCCATTTCGCCCAAGGTCGATTTTCGGGTTTTCCACTGCGGTTCGGGTTCAAATGGTGTATAA